The Paenibacillus sp. MBLB1832 genome has a window encoding:
- a CDS encoding CBM96 family carbohydrate-binding protein yields the protein MKRKVKQTTGVLLAAAVLFLGAIPVSSVSAAAGTVSIDYATAVATGHPEVFGGNGGGATPQYAQQVTDIGFRTVRTETALHKMFTTITLDDYKNNVNSIQDPSTWNWSIMDANFAWQSTGQKMMLLVTKAPTWLTYSGTEVGVPKDWDVYEDLVKKVIQHYKDRISWVEVWNEPDNESAFTRMGSPYTTKADAYNDIFYHVTNALRSVDPQKTIKIGGPALASGTTWPDYLSYIFSDPRNRDNLEFASMHVYNGTDKISTAVNSWRAKALQYGGKSNFPVYVTEWNYNAGQTGTYGGGTPINTMGDETISYVGQKLTDMFSVGTEGAYLFKVSGYSATYPFWYFYKDGAFSPKAKTYRLMSKDLGLGNGDSSVKSTSFSTITSALGAVNSNGEQIGVLVNSDTVANTASVTLTNTGLPNGTAALAIYEASTANDATAVRNIQLASVSGGTLTATIGVPAGAVIGFKVLSAFTATDDAAVRDGSYAATNQSGTTATTVTVKNDGTSYLREGYFKFNFSSYANSVSAAAIVLTPTLTGQSGITHNVLLVADNSWSEGTITWNTRPAGSTVLGSYTITGGSPITIDVTSQVQSALSSGKQISIKVVSTTPFSSSGQVEYGSGENVDLLMRPVLTITK from the coding sequence ATGAAGCGAAAGGTTAAGCAAACCACAGGAGTATTGCTAGCTGCGGCCGTGCTGTTTCTAGGCGCCATTCCTGTTAGCTCAGTCTCGGCCGCGGCTGGTACGGTATCGATTGACTATGCGACTGCTGTAGCCACCGGTCACCCGGAAGTATTCGGCGGTAACGGAGGCGGAGCCACTCCGCAATATGCACAGCAGGTCACTGATATTGGATTTAGGACCGTACGTACGGAAACAGCGTTGCACAAGATGTTCACAACGATCACGCTAGACGATTATAAGAACAATGTGAACAGTATTCAAGATCCTTCAACGTGGAATTGGTCGATTATGGACGCAAATTTCGCGTGGCAGAGTACGGGTCAGAAGATGATGCTTCTCGTGACCAAAGCGCCAACTTGGCTTACTTATAGCGGGACGGAAGTTGGAGTGCCCAAGGATTGGGATGTCTACGAGGATCTTGTAAAAAAAGTGATTCAACACTACAAGGACCGAATTTCATGGGTTGAGGTATGGAACGAACCGGATAATGAATCCGCCTTCACGAGAATGGGCAGTCCCTATACAACCAAAGCAGACGCATACAATGATATCTTCTATCATGTCACCAATGCGCTCCGATCCGTTGATCCTCAAAAGACGATTAAGATCGGAGGCCCGGCACTGGCCTCTGGGACTACGTGGCCGGATTATTTAAGTTATATATTTTCGGATCCCCGTAATAGAGATAATCTTGAATTCGCCTCGATGCATGTATATAACGGAACGGACAAAATATCCACTGCCGTTAATAGTTGGCGTGCCAAGGCGCTCCAATATGGCGGAAAATCGAACTTTCCTGTCTATGTCACGGAATGGAATTATAATGCTGGACAAACTGGCACTTACGGCGGGGGAACGCCGATTAACACCATGGGAGATGAGACCATCTCCTATGTCGGTCAGAAGCTTACGGATATGTTCAGCGTAGGGACTGAGGGAGCCTATTTATTCAAAGTTAGTGGATACAGCGCGACATATCCATTCTGGTATTTCTATAAAGACGGTGCCTTTTCCCCGAAAGCGAAGACGTACCGGCTTATGTCCAAGGATCTGGGGCTCGGCAATGGTGACAGCAGCGTGAAGAGTACTTCCTTCTCAACGATCACAAGTGCGCTTGGAGCCGTCAATTCGAATGGCGAACAAATCGGGGTTCTCGTCAATAGTGATACCGTTGCCAATACGGCAAGCGTCACGTTAACGAATACAGGGCTGCCGAATGGAACGGCCGCACTTGCCATCTATGAGGCTTCAACCGCTAATGATGCAACAGCGGTTCGGAATATCCAGCTTGCCAGTGTCAGCGGCGGCACACTTACGGCGACGATTGGAGTACCGGCAGGCGCCGTAATCGGATTCAAGGTATTGTCCGCCTTCACGGCAACCGACGATGCCGCGGTACGGGACGGCAGCTATGCCGCAACCAATCAATCCGGAACCACTGCTACGACCGTAACGGTTAAGAATGACGGTACCAGCTATTTGCGGGAAGGGTATTTCAAATTTAATTTTAGCTCCTATGCCAACAGCGTTTCGGCTGCAGCGATTGTATTGACTCCGACGTTAACCGGGCAGTCGGGAATTACTCATAACGTGCTGCTAGTAGCGGACAATAGCTGGTCGGAAGGCACGATCACGTGGAATACGCGTCCGGCAGGCTCAACTGTCCTTGGATCGTACACCATTACAGGAGGCAGTCCGATTACGATCGACGTTACTTCGCAGGTTCAAAGCGCGCTTAGCAGCGGCAAGCAAATATCTATTAAGGTTGTCAGCACGACACCTTTTTCCTCATCGGGCCAAGTTGAATACGGTTCGGGGGAAAATGTAGATTTGTTAATGAGACCTGTACTAACCATCACCAAATAA
- a CDS encoding ketoacyl-ACP synthase III, with product MPSSLPLQARLTAIGTYVPSRILTNEELSHWVDTNDEWIVQRTGIRERRIAEEHEFTSHLCIAAVNNMLTRYPDALTNVELIIVATHTPDLSSTPVACLVQAHFGLAHTGAYDLNATCAGFTYALHTASALVSAGAHRKILVIGADALSKITDYSDRSTCILFGDGAGAVIVEHDAEQPSFLAHHIGSDGTGAKHVYRTGLAADLNGAPLIGNGKLVQNGREVYRFAVSTVPQGIEQLLIKSGLSTSDIDWFIPHSANLRMIDSICEKSGIPIEQTLYSLEYFGNTSAASIPLALDLGIREEKVQDGDTMLLYGFGGGLTHAGLIIRWG from the coding sequence ATGCCTTCCTCTCTGCCCTTGCAAGCTCGCCTCACCGCCATCGGCACTTATGTGCCATCGCGTATTCTGACGAACGAGGAACTTTCTCACTGGGTGGATACGAACGATGAATGGATTGTGCAGCGCACTGGCATTCGCGAGCGCCGCATCGCGGAGGAGCATGAGTTCACCAGCCACCTCTGCATCGCTGCTGTAAACAACATGCTGACGAGGTATCCCGACGCGCTCACGAACGTCGAGCTCATCATCGTCGCTACACATACACCAGATCTATCTTCTACGCCTGTGGCGTGTCTCGTTCAAGCTCATTTCGGCCTCGCGCACACTGGCGCCTACGATCTGAACGCAACCTGCGCGGGCTTCACCTACGCGCTTCATACCGCAAGCGCGCTCGTCTCCGCCGGCGCGCATCGCAAAATTCTTGTGATCGGGGCTGATGCCCTATCCAAGATTACAGACTACTCCGACCGTTCCACCTGCATCTTATTCGGTGATGGAGCTGGCGCCGTCATCGTTGAACATGATGCGGAGCAGCCTTCCTTCCTCGCGCATCATATCGGCTCAGATGGAACGGGCGCGAAGCACGTGTATCGTACTGGACTAGCCGCAGATTTAAACGGAGCTCCCCTGATCGGCAATGGCAAGCTTGTCCAAAATGGCCGTGAAGTCTATCGCTTCGCTGTTTCCACAGTCCCGCAGGGCATTGAGCAATTGCTCATCAAGAGCGGTCTATCCACCAGCGATATCGACTGGTTCATCCCACACAGCGCCAATCTGCGAATGATTGATTCGATTTGTGAGAAGAGCGGTATCCCGATCGAACAAACACTCTACAGCCTCGAATACTTCGGCAACACGTCCGCGGCCTCCATTCCGCTTGCGCTGGATCTGGGCATTCGCGAAGAGAAAGTACAAGATGGCGACACGATGTTGCTCTATGGCTTTGGCGGCGGCTTGACGCATGCTGGCTTAATTATTCGATGGGGGTAG
- a CDS encoding glycosyltransferase: MKSKSKKPSKKQAPIKRKSKRGELMTSAATTLLKRDSTLTRSQHFWRSKGLQAGTSYATTLRASQRVFQNKVLSDAWVKWYKTQPRLAELPNYVEASKGFISGVSKVLKKEPPNWVLLPTKRTVGAIVTVSNAEGTIVQVLEQLQRLALEELIVIVHGSTDRTLERVRANAKGQVVLYRDFIGQDVGRAIGTKRSKSDILLFLEGNQIVAAEKLIPFIQDIEKGSDIALNNVTPYTPPFSQWDTNTVMKHFLNVSLNRTDLYVNSLADVPHAISRKALQIVDQSELMVSPKAHTHAVLAGLRITAPTSVKPAAASTSSKGVKNEASREGIRSGIGDHVEALQMAMQAKGGRIDFLDIIRNREVIEGE, translated from the coding sequence GTGAAGTCCAAAAGTAAGAAGCCATCGAAGAAACAGGCACCCATCAAGCGAAAAAGCAAACGCGGGGAGCTGATGACTTCAGCAGCTACAACCCTCTTAAAACGAGACAGCACACTCACACGTTCGCAGCATTTCTGGCGGAGCAAGGGCTTGCAAGCTGGAACCAGCTATGCGACTACTTTGCGCGCAAGCCAGCGCGTCTTTCAGAACAAGGTACTGAGCGATGCTTGGGTAAAATGGTATAAAACCCAGCCAAGGCTAGCTGAGCTGCCCAACTATGTGGAGGCTTCTAAAGGATTTATCTCTGGTGTCAGCAAAGTGTTAAAAAAGGAACCGCCGAATTGGGTGCTCCTTCCAACGAAGCGTACGGTCGGGGCCATTGTCACCGTTTCCAATGCGGAGGGCACGATTGTGCAAGTGTTGGAGCAGCTGCAGCGTCTTGCGCTTGAGGAGCTCATCGTGATTGTGCACGGTTCGACGGACCGAACGTTAGAGAGGGTAAGAGCGAATGCCAAGGGGCAGGTCGTTCTTTACCGGGATTTCATCGGTCAGGATGTAGGAAGGGCGATTGGAACCAAGAGATCGAAATCCGATATTTTGCTTTTTCTGGAAGGCAACCAGATCGTTGCGGCGGAAAAGCTGATTCCTTTTATTCAGGATATCGAGAAAGGGTCTGATATTGCGCTTAACAATGTCACACCGTATACGCCGCCCTTTTCCCAGTGGGATACGAATACCGTGATGAAGCATTTTCTGAATGTTTCGCTCAATCGAACCGATTTGTATGTGAACTCCCTCGCGGACGTTCCTCATGCGATTTCACGCAAAGCGCTCCAAATTGTCGACCAGTCTGAACTTATGGTATCGCCCAAAGCACATACCCACGCCGTTCTGGCGGGCCTGCGCATCACAGCGCCTACCAGTGTAAAGCCCGCAGCTGCGAGTACTAGCAGCAAGGGAGTCAAGAATGAGGCGAGTCGCGAGGGGATTCGTTCAGGCATTGGTGATCATGTCGAAGCGTTGCAGATGGCGATGCAAGCCAAAGGGGGGCGGATCGATTTTCTGGATATTATTCGAAATAGGGAAGTCATTGAGGGGGAGTGA
- a CDS encoding glycosyltransferase family 2 protein, with product MSDNKVELDAEQVSPSSSAPSPPPVVSVIIPVCNEAATLAKVIRQAFLVHKHTEVIVIENGSTDGSKEIAERAGARVFSFPHRLGHDVGRSLGAKEAKGDILLFVDADFIIPAKEMIPLIQAVEQGVDVALNKYNGNTSNKEIHRVVLAKYALNAILSRADLQGNSMTSIPHAISRRALQTIGAENLAIPPLAQTIAIQSGLRIRAPHYIEVGNRNRVRTHATPGDPVGDLILGDHLEAIGWLIQATDARAHLLDKTRKREKLR from the coding sequence ATGAGTGATAACAAGGTTGAATTAGACGCTGAACAGGTTTCTCCTAGCTCATCTGCGCCTTCACCGCCACCTGTTGTCTCTGTCATTATCCCAGTCTGCAACGAGGCTGCGACCTTGGCCAAGGTCATTCGGCAAGCATTTCTCGTGCATAAACATACGGAAGTCATCGTTATCGAGAACGGCTCCACGGACGGGAGTAAAGAAATTGCGGAGCGAGCTGGCGCAAGAGTCTTTTCATTTCCACACCGATTAGGCCATGATGTCGGCCGCAGTTTAGGTGCCAAAGAAGCGAAAGGCGATATCCTACTTTTCGTTGATGCTGATTTCATTATCCCCGCGAAGGAAATGATTCCGCTCATTCAAGCGGTGGAACAGGGGGTGGATGTCGCCCTGAATAAATATAACGGCAACACATCGAATAAGGAAATTCATCGGGTTGTTCTGGCGAAATATGCCTTAAATGCGATCCTATCTCGCGCCGATTTGCAAGGCAACTCCATGACTTCCATTCCTCATGCGATTAGCCGGAGGGCTCTCCAAACCATAGGAGCCGAGAATCTTGCTATTCCACCGCTGGCACAAACGATTGCGATCCAAAGCGGTCTTCGTATTCGTGCCCCACATTACATTGAAGTCGGGAATCGAAATCGTGTTCGAACGCATGCAACGCCAGGTGATCCTGTCGGCGACCTCATCCTGGGAGATCATTTGGAAGCGATTGGCTGGCTTATCCAAGCCACAGATGCGAGGGCTCATCTCCTGGATAAGACTCGAAAAAGAGAAAAGTTGAGGTGA